In Astatotilapia calliptera chromosome 23, fAstCal1.2, whole genome shotgun sequence, a genomic segment contains:
- the eps15 gene encoding epidermal growth factor receptor substrate 15 isoform X7 has protein sequence MASSLSLTQLSSGNPIYDKYYRQVDLTGSGRVAAADAALFLKRSGLADLVLGKIWDLADSERKGALNKQQFFIALRLVACAQNGLEVALKSLNVAVPPPKFHDSSSPLLAGGGAADLPWVVKPEEKMKFDSIFDSLGPVGGMLSGEKVKPVLLNSKLPVDILGRVWELSDIDRDGMLDRDEFSVAMYLVYRALEGEPVPMSLPPPLVPPSKRKKPSVPPVMPLLPSPPSVKDSRSSHAGSKTMPHPPKPTPAPAPVPAPAAAPVSTGSTSPWVVSPAEKAKFDELFNKTDADMDGLVSGPEVRDIFLKTGLPSATLARVWELCDIGDIGKLTREQFALALYLINLKLTKGLDPPQNLSPEMIPPSDRQNIKQNNAANLAADFSAIKELDSLSNEIVELQREKSSVEEEIKEKEEAIRQRSTEVQDLQDEVAKETEVLQQLQTQRQKVQDALDELDQQKASLEEQLTHIRQQTNQETQLISSLQSEHEEQEQRICQYEEELVQAREELLALQEESRKLQEKVQAAQEQLTPLQESVQQKLNDLQVEERSVTAQLSWKRALEDSSPVMVNGSAGPAAELHHGDLFQRDLFQEDLKELRVEEHSDSEERGGVNEKEKEEEKDEESPKAGEDEKQKHDALDDLYTDMYSLSSLAKPWESNVRQERSSPAPGVFSEVTEDAKESPKETPPKVASPEPESKQEPAEPTETTSSPSPPQPGPRSLPPQGSPPSLPEMDFFHSDPFTDHDPFKEDPFGKADVGGAAQNPFGGDPFKGSDPFAADTFFTQTSSTPFSSEDPFSASADPFGTTSGVPEPDLFAAKVNDTAAVPAGPDPFASKSTNPAAASNDPFSSKGNNTADSDPFGGKMTSTKEADPFGSQDGDKDPFSSSPPSSDLAVKDTAASNDPFAPGGTAVSASSDADPFAAVFGNESFGGGFADFSALAKSNGAEQFGVDSRNLFQEESQPASSDVPPALPPKTGTPTRPPPPPPGKKSSINRTESSDSFHRRGNFMLQTSGDFSSSSSSSSLPAKDPLADPFAPSSPPRRNAREADGFASFDKYPTEEDMIEWAKRESEREEKERLARLTQQEQEDLELAIALSKSELS, from the exons ATGGCTTCCAGTCTGTCTCTTACTCAG CTCTCCAGTGGAAACCCCATCTATGACAAATACTATCGTCAG gttgATCTGACTGGCAGCGGGCGAGTGGCAGCAGCTGATGCAGCTCTGTTCCTAAAGAGGTCAGGTCTGGCTGACCTGGTCCTTGGGAAG ATCTGGGATTTGGCAGACTCTGAACGAAAGGGAGCACTCAACAAGCAG CAATTCTTCATAGCCCTGCGGCTGGTGGCTTGTGCTCAGAATGGCCTGGAGGTGGCGCTCAAGAGTCTTAATGTGGCTGTTCCTCCCCCGAAATTT CATGACAGCAGCAGCCCACTGTTAGCAGGAGGAGGGGCTGCTGACCTTCCCTGGGTTGTCAAG cCTGAGGAGAAGATGAAGTTCGATTCCATCTTTGACAGTCTTGGCCCAGTAGGAGGGATGCTGTCGGGAGAGAAGGTCAAGCCCGTCCTGCTTAACTCCAAATTGCCGGTGGACATCCTGGGCAGG GTGTGGGAGCTCAGTGACATAGACAGAGACGGCATGTTGGACAGAGATGAGTTTTCTGTG GCTATGTATCTGGTGTACAGAGCTCTAGAGGGGGAGCCTGTTCCCATGTCCCTACCGCCTCCCCTGGTGCCACCCTCCAAGAGGAAAAAACCTTCGGTGCCTCCCGTGATGCCCCTGTTACCCTCGCCCCCCTCTGTCAAAGACAGTCGCTCCTCCCACGCTGGCTCTAAGACTATGCCCCACCCTCCTAAACCCACCCCAGCTCCTGCCCCTGTCCCAGCACCAGCAGCTGCCCCTGTGAGTACAGgctccacctctcct TGGGTAGTATCGCCAGCAGAGAAGGCGAAATTCGACGAGCTGTTCAACAAGACGGACGCCGACATGGATGGCTTGGTGTCTGGCCCTGAAGTCAGAGATATATTCCTCAAGACCGGGCTGCCCTCCGCTACACTCGCACGGGTTTG GGAGCTCTGTGACATTGGAGACATAGGGAAACTGACGCGAGAGCAGTTCGCATTGGCGCTTTATCTAATTAATCTGAAACTGACCAAAGGCTTAGACCCTCCACAAAATCTGTCCCCAGAGATGATTCCTCCGTCTGACAGACAAAACATCAAACAG AACAACGCAGCTAACCTAGCAGCCGACTTCTCTGCCATCAAGGAGCTGGACTCACTGAGTAACGAGATTGTTGAACTACAAAG GGAGAAGAGCTCTGTGGAGGAGGAGatcaaggagaaggaggaggccATCCGACAGCGCAGCACCGAAGTGCAG GACCTTCAAGATGAGGTGGCAAAGGAAACCGAAGTATTGCAGCAACTTCAGACTCAGCGTCAGAAGGTTCAAGATGCTTTAGATGAGCTGGACCAACAGAAGGCCTCCCTGGAGGAGCAGCTCACTCACATTCGACAGCAGACCAACCAGGAGACCCAACTT ATCTCATCTCTGCAGTCAGAGCACGAGGAGCAGGAACAAAGGATATGTCAGTATGAGGAGGAGCTGGTCCAGGCCCGAGAGGAGCTTTTGGCTCTGCAGGAGGAGAGCCGGAAACTTCAGGAGAAGGTCCAGGCTGCCCAGGAGCAGCTCACTCCTCTTCAGGAGTCT GTCCAACAGAAACTGAACGACCTTCAGGTGGAGGAGCGATCGGTGACTGCTCAGCTCAGCTGGAAGAGAGCCCTTGAGGACAGCTCTCCTGTCATGGTCAATGGATCAGCAGGCCCCGCTGCAGAGCTCCACCATGGGGACCTCTTCCAGAGGGACCTCTTCCAGGAGGACCTTAAAGAACTGAGAGTGGAAGAGCATTCAGATTCAGAGGAGAGAGGTGGCGTgaatgagaaagaaaaggaagaggagaaggacgAAGAGAGTCCAAAAGCTGGGGAAgatgaaaagcagaaacatgATGCCTTGGATGATCTCTACACTGATATGTACAGTCTGTCGAGCCTTGCCAAGCCCTGGGAGAGCAATGTTAGG CAGGAACGCAGCAGCCCTGCGCCTGGTGTCTTCTCTGAGGTTACAGAAGATGCAAAGGAGTCACCTAAGGAGACCCCACCGAAG GTTGCATCACCAGAGCCAGAGAGCAAACAGGAGCCTGCAGAGCCGACAGAAACAACCAGCTCCCCCTCTCCGCCTCAGCCTGGCCCTCGCTCCTTGCCACCACAGGGCAGCCCTCCCTCCCTGCCTGAGATGGATTTCTTCCATTCAGACCCTTTTACCGATC ATGATCCTTTCAAAGAAGATCCTTTTGGAAAAGCAGATGTTGGAGGTGCTGCTCAAA ATCCTTTTGGAGGAGATCCATTCAAAGGCTCAGACCCCTTTGCTGCAGACACTTTCTTCACACAAACCTCCAGCACCCCGTTTTCCTCAGAGGACCCTTTCTCTGCTTCAGCCGACCCCTTCGGTACCACTTCTGGCGTGCCGGAGCCAGACCTCTTTGCAGCCAAGGTGAACGATACAGCAGCCGTACCAGCGGGTCCGGATCCTTTCGCCTCCAAATCCACCAATCCAGCGGCAGCATCCAACGATCCGTTCAGCTCTAAAGGgaacaacacagctgattcagacCCGTTTGGAGGCAAAATGACCAGCACAAAGGAGGCAGACCCGTTTGGTTCTCAAGATGGAGACAAGGAtccttttagcagctccccgcCGAGCTCTGATCTGGCCGTG aAGGACACCGCAGCATCCAATGACCCTTTTGCTCCCGGTGGTACCGCGGTCAGTGCCTCCTCAGATGCAG ATCcgtttgctgctgtgtttggtaATGAGTCATTTGGAGGAGGCTTTGCAGATTTCAGTGCTTTGGCAAAG TCAAATGGTGCTGAGCAGTTTGGAGTCGACAGCAGGAACCTCTTCCAGGAAGAGAGCCAACCTGCCAGCTCTGATGTGCCCCCAGCCCTGCCGCCAAAAACGGGTACGCCTACCagacctcctcctccacctccag GTAAGAAATCATCCATCAATCGAACGGAGTCCTCCGACTCCTTCCATCGACGAGGAAACTTCATGCTACAGACTTCAGGAgacttctcctcctcttcctcctcctcctccctgcctGCAAAGGATCCTTTAGCCGACCCCTTCgccccctcctcccctcctcgCCGCAACGCACGGGAAGCTGATGGATTTGCCAGCTTTGACAAA TATCCAACCGAGGAAGACATGATAGAGTGGGCAAAGCGCGAGAGCGAGCGAGAGGAAAAGGAGCGACTCGCCAGGCTCACCCAGCAGGAGCAAGAAGACCTGGAGCTGGCCATCGCTCTCAGCAAGTCTGAACTCTCCTGA